The following coding sequences lie in one Aspergillus luchuensis IFO 4308 DNA, chromosome 8, nearly complete sequence genomic window:
- a CDS encoding DNA-binding protein (BUSCO:EOG09265HEP;~COG:D;~EggNog:ENOG410PRK4;~InterPro:IPR002836,IPR036883;~PFAM:PF01984;~go_function: GO:0003677 - DNA binding [Evidence IEA]), translating into MADAELEEIRRARLAQLQQQGGARGGPSDGNQEEQRRQAEADRRATILNQILEPEAADRLGRIRLVKESRAADVESRLIMLAQSGQLRQKVTEEQLKQLLNAMAENQRKDEEEHKIVINRRGGWDDDDDLLDL; encoded by the exons ATGGCCGACGCAGAGCTTGAAGAG ATCAGACGGGCCCGTCTTGCCCAGCTTCAGCAACAGGGTGGCGCACGTGGTGGCCCTTCGGACGGCAACCAGGAGGAACAGAGAAG GCAAGCTGAAG CCGACCGCCGCGCCACTATTCTGAACCAGATCCTCGAGCCCGAAGCCGCCGATCGTTTGGGTCGCATCCGCCTTGTCAAGGAATCCCGCGCTGCTGACGTCGAGTCCCGTCTCATCATGCTCGCCCAGTCCGGCCAATTGCGCCAGAAGGTTACCGAGGAGCAGCTCAAGCAGTTGTTGAACGCCATGGCCGAGAACCAGcgcaaggatgaggaggagcacAAGATTGTGATCAACCGGCGCGGCggctgggatgatgatgacgacctGTTGGATCTGTGA
- the coq4 gene encoding ubiquinone biosynthesis protein COQ4 (BUSCO:EOG092643VB;~COG:H;~EggNog:ENOG410PGMW;~InterPro:IPR007715,IPR027540;~PFAM:PF05019;~go_component: GO:0005743 - mitochondrial inner membrane [Evidence IEA];~go_process: GO:0006744 - ubiquinone biosynthetic process [Evidence IEA]): MTVLRTRSAVQHARELNNILSCAAPLSLRAHSRPISGFNRPPPNYPGHVPLNFVERGALAIGSAVGSLLNPRRADLIAACGEATATPYFIYRLRDAMLSDPTGRQILRDRPRITSETLKLPYLRSLPENTVGRTYATWLDREGVSPDTRDNVQYIDDEECAYVMQRYRECHDFYHAVTGLPIFVEGELALKAFEFLNTLIPMTGLSLFASVRLKPAERERLFSIYLPWALKSGLQSKELINVYWEKVLEKDVGELRAELGIERPPDMREIRRMIRMQKKREKELMEQRGQ; this comes from the exons ATGACAGTCCTCCGGACGCGCAGTGCCGTCCAGCACGCGCGCGAGCTAAACAATATCCTCTCCTGCGCAGCACCGCTATCGCTCCGCGCCCACTCACGGCCGATCTCCGGCTTCAACCGTCCTCCGCCTAACTATCCCGGCCATGTGCCATTGAATTTTGTAGAGCGCGGCGCTCTGGCCATTGGGTCAGCTGTGGGTTCTCTTCTTAACCCCCGAAGAGCTG ACCTAATTGCCGCCTGCGGCGAAGCCACCGCAACACCCTACTTCATCTACCGGCTCCGCGACGCCATGCTCTCCGATCCAACAGGCCGACAGATCCTCCGCGACCGTCCGCGCATCACCTCCGAGACCCTCAAACTGCCATACCTCCGCTCCCTCCCTGAGAACACCGTCGGCCGGACGTACGCCACCTGGCTGGACCGCGAAGGCGTGTCTCCGGACACCCGGGACAATGTGCAATACATTGACGATGAGGAATGTGCGTACGTCATGCAGCGGTACCGCGAGTGTCATGACTTCTACCATGCTGTGACGGGTTTGCCGATTTTCGTGGAGGGCGAGCTGGCACTCAAGGCTTTTGAGTTCCTGAATACGTTGATTCCCATGACTGGGTTGAGTTTGTTCGCATCCGTGAGGTTGAAGCCTGCGGAAAGGGAACGGCTGTTTTCGATTTATTTGCCGTGGGCGTTGAAGAGTGGGTTGCAGAGTAAGGAGTTGATTAATGTTTATTGGGAGaaggtgttggagaaggatgtCGGCGAGTTGAGGGCGGAGTTGGGCATTGAAAGGCCGCCGGATATGAGGGAGATTAGGCGGATGATCcggatgcagaagaagagggagaaggagttgATGGAGCAGAGGGGCCAATAG
- a CDS encoding uncharacterized protein (COG:S;~EggNog:ENOG410PKW5;~InterPro:IPR001214;~PFAM:PF00856;~go_function: GO:0005515 - protein binding [Evidence IEA]), whose protein sequence is MKPTWWPGEKHEVFTEWAKTQGIVINGVSPARFPGRGLGTIATRKIEKDSILVKVPHSAMLTPSKLPSTFTSRFPSDTPTHTLYAAYLTNASPSHLTPWRNTWPTMEDFTSSMPILWSSSSPLSPSSNSNTSKIQDLLPPSISNTWCTITPGKRKHKYDTRHQNLLKAQETRLRKAWDIVVRVFPETDKELFTYHWVIVNTRSFFYLLPGAEMPEDRNDAMALVPFADYFNHSDVACNVKFDGEEYVFRAAKEYNEGEEIYMSYGPHSNDFLFTEYGFYLDTNASETLYLDEIILQDLNASKQEELEFHQYYGNYQLTSEGVCYRTEIAAGLTYMPLRLWQDYVLGYSTDGVDEKMSAAVIRGWIGVYIKEADVAIARLEDLYIAQTEDQGVVRMLLKRWRQIRGLCEEAIDRVSS, encoded by the exons ATGAAGCCCACCTGGTGGCCCGGCGAGAAGCACGAAGTCTTCACAGAATGGGCTAAAACACAAGGAATCGTCATCAATGGGGTCAGTCCAGCGCGATTCCCCGGCCGCGGTCTCGGTACGATCGCAACGCGAAAGATAGAA AAAGATTCCATCCTCGTCAAAGTCCCCCACTCCGCAATGCTCACGCCCTCCAAACTCCCATCCACGTTCACCTCGCGCTTCCCATCAGATACACCAACCCACACCCTCTACGCCGCATACCTCACCAACGCCAGTCCCTCCCACCTCACACCATGGCGCAACACCTGGCCCACAATGGAGGACTTTACCTCTAGCATGCCGATCCTCtggtcttcatcttcccccctctcacccagcagcaacagcaacaccagcaaAATCCAggacctcctcccaccctccatctccaacacctGGTGCACCATAACCCCCGGGAAACGGAAACACAAGTACGACACACGGCATCAGAACCTCCTCAAAGCACAAGAAACCCGTCTCCGCAAAGCATGGGACATCGTTGTCCGGGTATTCCCCGAGACAGATAAAGAGCTGTTCACGTACCATTGGGTGATTGTGAACACGCGAAGCTTCTTTTATCTTCTGCCGGGGGCGGAGATGCCGGAGGATAGGAATGATGCGATGGCGTTGGTGCCGTTTGCGGATTATTTTAACCATTCGGATGTGGCG TGTAATGTCAAGTTCGACGGGGAGGAGTATGTCTTTCGTGCGGCGAAGGAGTACA atgaaggcgaggaaATCTACATGAGCTACGGGCCTCATTCGAACGATTTCCTGTTCACAGAAT ACGGCTTCTACCTCGACACCAACGCCTCCGAAACCCTCTATCTTGATGAGATAATCCTGCAGGACCTGAACGCCtcaaaacaagaagaactcgAGTTCCACCAATACTACGG AAACTACCAACTCACCTCCGAGGGCGTCTGCTACCGAACAGAAATCGCCGCCGGTTTAACCTACATGCCACTACGACTTTGGCAGGACTATGTGCTCGGATACTCGACCGacggggtggatgagaagatgtCTGCGGCTGTGATTCGGGGCTGGATTGGTGTGTATATCAAGGAAGCGGATGTGGCGATTGCGCGGTTAGAGGATTTGTATATTGCCCAGACGGAGGATCAAGGTGTGGTTaggatgttgttgaagaggtGGAGGCAGATTCGGGGGCTTTGTGAGGAGGCGATTGATCGGGTGTCTTCATGA
- a CDS encoding ketopantoate reductase family protein (COG:H;~EggNog:ENOG410PMYW;~InterPro:IPR003710,IPR013752,IPR036291,IPR013332, IPR008927,IPR013328;~PFAM:PF02558,PF08546;~go_function: GO:0008677 - 2-dehydropantoate 2-reductase activity [Evidence IEA];~go_function: GO:0016491 - oxidoreductase activity [Evidence IEA];~go_process: GO:0015940 - pantothenate biosynthetic process [Evidence IEA];~go_process: GO:0055114 - oxidation-reduction process [Evidence IEA]), with protein sequence MQNAEEASKDSGKRRLSGRIHILGLGNVGTFVAHSLASRPSPPPVTLLLHNPNLYKSWLGRKKCLAINSNGLDDIKTGFDVNVLNGKAWHAFPYWDKNSKTGEAMARADDGDVEGSLAGSVQDEERIECLVVSVKAPVTAMALESVKHRLTPDSTVLLLQNGMGVIDELNEKVFPDPRKRPNYMQGIVSHGLARRKEPFQVAHTGIGTTILGPALPSNSTSPISENEDDWAASTKYLLRTMTLTPPLVAVAETPSALMLYQLEKLAMNAVINPLTALMNCENGEILYNYSLTRVTRLLLHEISSVICALPELQGIPGIESRFSPERLRWMVTQLASKTAKNHSSMLQDVRAGKTTEIEYLNGYIVRRGEELGIKCVVNYMMKHLVLGKQHTSKQRDASAIPIDIL encoded by the coding sequence ATGCAGAATGCCGAAGAAGCGTCAAAAGATAGTGGAAAGCGCCGACTGTCTGGACGCATACATATCCTAGGTCTTGGGAATGTAGGCACATTCGTTGCCCACTCTCTCGCAAGTCGTCCGTCGCCTCCGCCTGTCACTCTACTCTTGCATAACCCAAATCTGTACAAGTCATGgctggggagaaaaaagtGCTTAGCAATTAATTCGAATGGATTGGACGATATCAAGACAGGCTTTGATGTCAATGTCCTGAACGGCAAAGCGTGGCATGCATTCCCATACTGGGATAAAAACAGCAAGACCGGGGAAGCCATGGCTCGGGCCGATGACGGCGATGTTGAAGGCTCCCTAGCCGGGTCTGTCCAAGACGAGGAGCGCATTGAATGCTTGGTCGTCAGTGTCAAGGCGCCCGTGACGGCTATGGCTTTAGAGTCTGTCAAGCATCGTTTGACACCTGACTCTACGGTCCTACTACTTCAGAACGGCATGGGCGTCATTGATGAGCTTAATGAGAAGGTCTTCCCTGATCCCCGCAAACGCCCGAACTACATGCAAGGCATTGTCTCGCACGGGCTGGCCCGCAGAAAGGAACCATTCCAAGTCGCCCATACGGGCATCGGCACGACCATCCTGGGACCGGCTTTGCCCTCGAACTCGACATCTCCAATCAGCGAAAACGAGGATGACTGGGCCGCAAGCACCAAGTACCTCCTGCGGACCATGACCCTCACTCCTCCACTGGTTGCTGTCGCGGAGACTCCGTCCGCTCTTATGCTCTACCAGCTTGAGAAGCTGGCGATGAACGCTGTCATCAATCCGTTGACGGCGTTGATGAACTGCGAGAATGGCGAGATTCTCTACAACTATAGTCTCACACGCGTGACGCGATTGCTCCTTCATGAGATTTCGAGCGTGATCTGCGCCCTTCCCGAACTACAGGGCATCCCTGGTATCGAGAGCCGATTCTCCCCGGAACGACTGCGCTGGATGGTTACTCAGCTTGCCAGCAAGACAGCGAAGAACCACAGCTCCATGCTGCAGGATGTACGAGCCGGCAAGACGACCGAGATCGAATACCTAAACGGCTACATTGTGCGCAGAGGCGAAGAACTCGGCATCAAGTGCGTGGTAAACTACATGATGAAGCACCTGGTTCTGGGCAAGCAGCACACGTCGAAGCAAAGAGATGCCAGCGCCATTCCGATTGACATTCTGTAG
- a CDS encoding Sas10/Utp3/C1D family protein (COG:A;~EggNog:ENOG410PR5T;~InterPro:IPR011082,IPR007146;~PFAM:PF04000), which produces MEAADLLPLLEQLDDNIDDLEEALKPILDSSVVETSKKLPVMDKAKFHVLVTYALESLIFSYLRLHGVNAKEHSVFRELTRVKQYFAKITALEAEPEKRTLTLDKQAASRFIKHGLAGNDKIDLARKEQEAKERARAQLKASILAKKAGATSQQSSQNATSNSESESESEELVKPAPKPSGKSSDDKKKRKDKQKRRVSKEEHNENKKERRKKKDELRKTKKLK; this is translated from the exons ATGGAGGCAGCAGATCTACTTCCGCTGCTCGAGCAGCTGGATGACAACATTGATGATCTTGAAGAGGCTCTGAAGCCCATCTTGGACAGCTCCGTGGTGGAGACGTCGAAGAAGCTTCCAGTGATGGATAAAGCGAAATTCCACGTCTTGGTGACTTACGCGCTGGAGTCTCTTATTTTCT CGTATCTGCGTCTTCACGGCGTCAATGCTAAGGAACACTCCGTGTTTAGAGAATTAACTAGAGTCAAGCAATACTTTGCGAAGATCACCGCGCTCGAAGCGGAGCCGGAAAAGCGTACTCTAACTCTTGACAAGCAGGCTGCCAGTCGCTTTATCAAACATGGTCTT GCTGGAAATGACAAAATCGACCTGGCGCGCAAGGAGCAGGAGGCAAAGGAGAGAGCACGCGCTCAGCTAAAGGCATCGATACTGGCTAAAAAAGCAGGTGCTACGTCTCAGCAGTCATCGCAGAATGCGACAAGCAACTCCGAGAGTGAATCCGAGTCCGAGGAGCTTGTGAAGCCCGCACCTAAGCCGTCGGGCAAGAGCTCTGATgataagaagaagcgcaaggataagcagaagaggagggtcaGCAAGGAAGAGCACAATGAAAACAAGAAGgagcggagaaagaagaaggatgaattGCGCAAGACGAAGAAGTTGAAATGA
- a CDS encoding coiled-coil-helix-coiled-coil-helix domain-containing protein (BUSCO:EOG09265RGS;~COG:S;~EggNog:ENOG410PQKG;~InterPro:IPR009069), with amino-acid sequence MPRQRRGAAPTPARSAPTRPTAAPARPAAAPSYGQQQPHSTAAHPQQQHHAPPPAAAPAATPAAAPVQQSQGPGLFGQMASTAAGVAVGSSIGHAIGGMFFGGGGGSSAPAEAPQQAAPAPAQPMDNGLWAGNATNSSWEAPACATDAQNFRKCMDENKGDLTICGWYLDQLKACQAAAKPY; translated from the exons ATGCCTCGTCAACGTCGTGGTGCCGCCCCTACTCCCGCGCGCAGCGCTCCCACCCGTCCTACCGCTGCTCCCGCCAGACCTGCTGCCGCCCCTTCTTACGGCCAGCAACAGCCTCACTCCACTGCTGCtcacccccagcagcagcaccacgcTCCCCCTCCGGCTGCTGCCCCCGCTGCCACTCCCGCCGCTGCCCCCGTTCAGCAAAGCCAGGGCCCCGGTCTCTTCGGCCAGATGGCCTCGACTGCTGC TGGTGTCGCCGTCGGCTCCTCCATCGGCCACGCCATCGGCGGAATGTTCTtcggcggcggtggcggcTCCAGTGCTCCCGCTGAGGCTCCCCAGCAGGCTGCGCCGGCTCCCGCTCAGCCCATGGACAACGGTCTCTGGGCTGGAAACGCTACCAACAGCTCTTGGGAGGCGCCGGCTTGTGCCACAGATGCGCAGAACTTCCGCAAGTGCATGGATGAGAACAAGGGTGATTTGACGATCTGTGGGTGGTACTTGGATCAGCTG AAGGCTTGCCAGGCTGCTGCTAAGCCGTACTAA
- a CDS encoding UBX domain protein (COG:O;~EggNog:ENOG410PNS0;~InterPro:IPR029071,IPR001012,IPR036249;~PFAM:PF00789;~go_function: GO:0005515 - protein binding [Evidence IEA]), which yields MFYSGSLQEGIAAAVAESKAVVCFVRDDEQTSTEWEESYFTFDEELSQLLQSRAVLLRFTKGSQEAGFLASFCPIVKFPTVVVMKNGMMCDYLVPDISKEDFRDRLLVKLDESRAPVQQNVGNAGAAGGETTSAPVASDAPATVSPPAPEPVSSAPVSAPAPAAESAPTPAPSQPAPQPSATEPEQPRDAAVREGKRRVDDARAEQQRPSPTKKLQQQKKQEPAPKPTPRPVTQESKPKPKPTPKEKPSSSVTPKEPATQPAERRPPSPPKQYRLQVRLFDGSSVRSSFTPTQTIRNDVRPWLDSQMEERSPYNLKHILTPLPNRTLTIADEEQTLAELGLGSSANLVMVPIQSYTEAYSGAGASLPVRAVSSAYGLVSSAVGTATGLVGSFFGYGTTQSSGSEAAPTASTASSGSNDAGRRRVNASRGPIIRTLRDAQNEGDDRQFYNGNQLNFQPRNDGDRR from the exons ATGTTCTACTCTGGGAGCTTACAGGAGGGTATCGCTGCGGCGGTCGCTGAGAGCAAGGCTGTCGTTTGCTTCGTTAGAG ATGATGAGCAGACGAGCACAGAATGGGAGGAGAGCTACTTTACGTTTGACGAGGAG TTATCGCAACTACTCCAATCGAGAGCTGTCCTCTTGCGCTTCACCAAAGGTAGTCAGGAAGCGGGCTTTCTGGCCTCTTTTTGTCCCATCGTCAAGTTTCCTACCGTCGTCGTGATGAA GAATGGTATGATGTGCGATTACCTCGTGCCGGACATTTCCAAGGAGGACTTTCGCGATCGCCTACTTGTGAAGCTGGATGAGAGTCGCGCGCCAGTTCAGCAGAATGTAGGAAATGCGggtgctgctgggggtgAGACGACGTCTGCGCCGGTGGCTTCTGATGCTCCTGCGACTGTGTCTCCTCCTGCGCCGGAACCTGTGTCTTCCGCGCCTGTATCGGCACCAGCGCCTGCTGCAGAGTCAGCTCCTACACCAGCTCCATCTCAGCCTGCACCCCAGCCCTCCGCAACTGAGCCAGAGCAACCCCGCGATGCAGCTGTTCGTGAAGGAAAGAGACGAGTAGACGATGCGCGAGCCGAGCAACAACGTCCGTCCCCAACCAAGAAACTCCAAcaacagaagaagcaagaaccAGCACCTAAGCCGACTCCCCGACCAGTCACACAAGAGAGCAAGCCCAAACCCAAGCCCACCCCCAAAGAGaagccatcctcctccgtcacGCCCAAAGAGCCCGCCACCCAACCCGCTGAACGGCgcccaccctcccctccgaAGCAATACCGTCTCCAAGTGCGTCTCTTCGACGGCAGCTCCGTGCGCTCTAGCTTCACCCCCACCCAGACTATCCGCAACGACGTCCGTCCCTGGCTCGACAGTCAAATGGAAGAGCGCAGCCCATACAACCTCAAACACATCCTGACGCCTCTGCCGAATCGCACCCTCACCATAGCCGACGAGGAGCAAACCCTAGCCGAGCTGGGTCTCGGCAGCTCCGCGAACCTGGTGATGGTTCCGATCCAGTCCTACACGGAGGCATATTCCGGCGCAGGTGCGAGTCTGCCGGTCCGAGCGGTGTCGTCTGCCTACGGACTGGTGTCGTCGGCGGTCGGTACTGCGACGGGGCTTGTGGGATCGTTCTTTGGGTACGGAACGACGCAGTCGTCGGGCAGTGAGGCTGCGCCAACTGCTAGCACGGCGTCTTCGGGATCGAATGATGCGGGGCGCAGGCGGGTGAATGCATCCAGAGGACCAATTATTCGGACGTTGAGGGATGCGCAGAATGAGGGGGATGATCGGCAGTTTTATAATGGGAATCAG TTGAACTTTCAGCCTCGAAATGATGGAGACAGACGATAG